From Pedobacter indicus, a single genomic window includes:
- the pgmB gene encoding beta-phosphoglucomutase produces MRHRERSHKIKACIFDLDGVLVDTAIYHYRAWKKLAQSLGFDFSKEDNEHLKGVNRISSLKMILSWAGSQKSEEEIERLAELKNQWYKEMIASMDSEQLLPGVTEFLKELRSSSYLLAVGSASKNAEILLAKTGVRNYFDVVVDGTLVSKSKPDPTVFLKAAELLSVEPSRCVVFEDARAGVEAALRAGMMVIGVGKVEDLREACEVVGGLYELNVKKLCSILKENGNWVRDYK; encoded by the coding sequence ATGAGACATCGGGAACGTTCCCATAAAATTAAAGCCTGTATTTTTGATCTGGATGGTGTGCTAGTTGATACGGCTATTTATCATTACCGGGCTTGGAAAAAACTGGCGCAGAGTCTGGGTTTTGATTTTAGTAAAGAGGATAATGAGCATCTGAAGGGTGTTAATCGGATATCTTCGTTAAAGATGATTCTGAGCTGGGCCGGCTCACAAAAGAGTGAGGAGGAAATTGAACGTTTAGCAGAATTAAAGAACCAATGGTATAAGGAAATGATTGCTTCCATGGATTCAGAACAGCTCCTTCCAGGTGTAACGGAGTTTTTGAAAGAACTGAGAAGCTCAAGTTACCTTCTTGCTGTGGGTTCAGCAAGTAAAAATGCGGAGATTTTACTAGCAAAAACAGGAGTAAGGAATTATTTCGATGTTGTGGTAGATGGGACGTTGGTATCGAAATCTAAGCCTGATCCGACTGTATTTCTGAAAGCAGCCGAGTTACTATCTGTAGAGCCTTCTCGCTGTGTGGTATTTGAAGATGCTCGGGCAGGAGTAGAAGCAGCTTTAAGGGCGGGTATGATGGTCATCGGTGTCGGGAAAGTTGAGGACTTAAGGGAGGCATGCGAGGTAGTCGGCGGACTATATGAATTGAATGTGAAGAAATTATGCTCCATTTTAAAAGAAAACGGCAATTGGGTAAGAGACTATAAGTAA
- a CDS encoding family 65 glycosyl hydrolase domain-containing protein codes for MKKYLKGDEWNIIEEGFHAEFNKVSESIFSLGNGRFGQRGNFEEYYSGESLQGNYVAGVYYPDKTKVGWWKNGYPEYFAKVLNAVNWIEIDSWIDGERLNLADCKILMFKRILHMREGYLERRVIVELPSGKQVEIHAQRFCSMANNRMGVIQYSITPLNFDGDIEFHLGLDGDVRNADANYEEHFWEEVEQREDDGSQFLTMRTKKTGFEVCVGFYYSAHLDGQQLEGGQQAINRDQYVGYKQKVEVQTNEKLTIYKYVSLISSMDIAKTCLLNESKVNISTMKKRSYVDLLQEHQDAWKKKWNESDLIIKGDVSAQQAIRFNIFHLNQTYTGEDERLNIGPKGFTGEKYGGATHWDTEAYCIPYYLRTAEARVAKNLLLYRYRHLEKAIENGEKLGFSDGAALYPMVTMNGEECHNEWEITFEEIHRNGSVAYAIYNYVTYTGDRRYLADYGIDVLIAIARFWSQRVNWSEEKQAYVILGVTGPNEYENNVNNNWYTNTIAVWCLNFTIDVLREIEVSWNEDYQDVLTRTNFKADKEIDRWKSIIRQMYFPEDKVLGVFLQQDGFLDKEQVLVKDLDPKHRPLNQKWSWDRILRSVFIKQADVLQGLYFFEEKFDLETLRRNFDFYESRTVHESSLSPCVHAVLAAKLNRGEQAYELYLRTARLDLDDYNNDTEDGLHITSMAGSWMSVVEGFAGMRVRNDLLSFSPIVPKQWECYSFMMNFRGIVLQIEISENSVQVSNKSADADLLIGLFDDTYTVRASCKIEIPNKKSGNEEKIAY; via the coding sequence ATGAAAAAGTATTTAAAAGGTGATGAATGGAACATCATTGAAGAAGGGTTTCACGCTGAATTCAATAAGGTTTCCGAGAGTATATTTAGTTTAGGGAATGGCCGATTTGGGCAGCGGGGAAATTTTGAAGAATATTATTCCGGTGAAAGCTTGCAGGGGAACTATGTGGCAGGGGTCTATTATCCGGATAAAACGAAAGTTGGTTGGTGGAAAAACGGCTACCCTGAATATTTTGCTAAAGTTCTCAATGCTGTCAACTGGATAGAGATAGATAGTTGGATCGATGGGGAACGTTTGAACTTGGCGGATTGTAAGATTTTGATGTTTAAACGCATTTTGCATATGCGTGAGGGGTATTTGGAGCGTAGGGTGATAGTTGAGCTCCCTTCAGGGAAACAAGTTGAAATCCACGCTCAACGTTTTTGTAGTATGGCTAATAATCGCATGGGCGTGATTCAGTATTCAATAACCCCGTTGAACTTTGATGGAGACATTGAGTTTCACCTGGGTTTGGATGGAGACGTCAGAAATGCTGATGCAAACTATGAGGAACATTTCTGGGAAGAAGTGGAGCAACGGGAAGATGATGGCAGTCAGTTTCTAACCATGCGGACCAAGAAGACTGGCTTTGAAGTTTGTGTGGGTTTTTATTATTCGGCACATTTAGATGGGCAGCAGTTAGAAGGGGGACAGCAGGCAATAAACCGGGATCAATATGTGGGTTATAAGCAGAAAGTAGAAGTACAAACAAATGAGAAATTGACTATCTATAAATATGTGAGTCTCATTAGTTCAATGGACATAGCAAAAACTTGTCTACTTAATGAATCGAAAGTCAATATCTCTACGATGAAAAAGCGTAGTTATGTAGACTTATTGCAGGAGCATCAAGATGCCTGGAAAAAGAAATGGAATGAAAGTGACCTGATTATCAAAGGTGATGTGTCTGCGCAACAGGCAATCCGTTTTAATATATTTCATCTCAATCAAACCTATACAGGTGAGGATGAGCGCTTAAATATTGGTCCGAAAGGTTTTACAGGGGAAAAGTATGGCGGGGCGACTCACTGGGATACAGAAGCCTATTGCATACCTTATTATTTACGAACAGCGGAAGCCCGGGTTGCAAAAAACTTATTGCTTTATCGTTACCGTCATTTAGAAAAGGCAATTGAGAACGGAGAGAAGTTGGGGTTTTCAGACGGTGCAGCTTTGTATCCGATGGTGACAATGAATGGAGAAGAGTGTCACAATGAATGGGAGATTACTTTTGAGGAAATCCACCGAAACGGTTCTGTTGCTTATGCGATATACAATTATGTGACCTATACAGGAGATAGAAGGTATTTGGCTGATTATGGCATTGATGTATTGATCGCTATTGCCAGATTCTGGTCACAGCGGGTAAACTGGAGCGAAGAGAAGCAGGCTTATGTGATTTTAGGGGTAACGGGGCCGAATGAATATGAGAATAATGTTAATAATAACTGGTATACGAATACCATTGCTGTATGGTGTTTGAATTTTACGATCGACGTTCTGAGGGAAATAGAAGTGAGCTGGAATGAAGATTACCAAGATGTATTAACGAGAACGAATTTTAAAGCTGACAAAGAAATTGATCGTTGGAAGTCGATCATTCGGCAGATGTATTTCCCGGAAGATAAAGTCTTAGGTGTTTTTCTACAACAAGATGGCTTTTTGGATAAAGAACAGGTGTTGGTAAAAGATTTGGATCCTAAGCACCGCCCGTTAAATCAGAAATGGAGTTGGGACCGGATACTACGTTCGGTTTTCATTAAGCAAGCTGATGTATTGCAGGGACTATACTTTTTTGAAGAGAAGTTTGATTTGGAGACACTGCGCCGGAATTTTGACTTTTATGAAAGTCGTACGGTTCACGAAAGTTCCTTGTCCCCCTGTGTGCATGCTGTTTTGGCGGCAAAGTTAAACCGGGGAGAGCAAGCCTACGAACTTTATTTGCGTACCGCCAGATTGGATTTGGATGACTACAATAATGATACGGAAGATGGTTTGCATATTACATCAATGGCTGGGAGCTGGATGAGTGTAGTTGAAGGCTTTGCAGGTATGAGGGTGCGAAATGATCTGTTGAGCTTTTCGCCTATCGTGCCTAAGCAATGGGAGTGTTATTCATTTATGATGAACTTTCGTGGTATCGTACTCCAAATTGAAATTTCTGAAAACAGCGTTCAAGTATCAAACAAATCTGCCGACGCAGATTTGTTAATTGGGCTATTCGATGACACTTATACGGTTCGTGCTTCATGCAAGATTGAAATTCCAAATAAAAAATCTGGAAATGAAGAAAAAATAGCATATTAA